The Posidoniimonas polymericola genome includes the window CATACATGTACGACGGGGCCGGGAACGAGGTCTACAGCGCCTACTCAGACCGGGTTGTCTGGCAGGACAACGGCACCTACCGCAAGGCCACTGGGTTTGCTACGACCATCGCCTTCTCGAACGGCGGGCAGGACGTTGCGTACGTCTATGACACCCCCGGCGACGACCTCTACGTCGCGTACGCCGACCGCGTGGTCATGGAAGGGGCGTCGTACTCGAACCGCGCGTGGGGGTTCGCAACGACAGTCGGTGTAGCGACGATCGGCAACGACATCTCGCTGCTCTACGACTCAGCCGGGGATGACCTAGTCCAATGCTATGCGGACCGGTCCTACATCTCTGGGGCTGGGTTTTACAGCAAGGCAAGCGGTTTTGATCGGACGATCGCCTTCGCCAGTCAAGGGAACGACGTCGCCTACTTTTTTGACTCCGCGGGTGATGACGTGTTCACCACTAGTCCGGATCAAGCCGTGCTCACCGGCGCCGGCTTCTACGCGCGAGTGGTTGGATTCGACGCGACGTATGGTTATTCGCACGCCGGCAACGACCTGGCCTACATGTACGACGGCGCCGGGAATGACGCATTCCGGGCCTACAGCGACCGGGCTGTGATGTCAGGCGCGGGGTACTACAACAAGGCGACCGGCTTTGGGGGAGTGCTCGCGTTCTCCACATCGGGGGCGGACACAGCGGAGTTCTTCGACTCCGCTGGCGCGGACCTGTTCCGCGGATACGCGAATCGATCGGTTATGTCGGGTGCGGGGTACTTCAATAAGGCGACGGGCTTCGCCTCCGTCTCGGCGCACGCCACCGCCGGGAATGACATGGTCGAGTTACACGACGGCATCGGGGATGACGCGTTGAGGATCCGGGACGCCGCAGTTTCGCTGCTCTGCCAGGGCGTAAGCTTAACCGCCGATGGGTTCGATTCCGGCTCCTTCTACGCCACCAATGGCGGCGATAACGTCGTAGACGCCGACGCGACCGACTTCGCCTTCAATCTGATCGGCGACTGGGCGTAGCGCCGTCTCTGACGGCTTGACCGATTGTGGGGCCGGTTCATTGAGCAGACCCCCAGCATGGCGCCCGTGACCATGTCATCCACCAGCCCATAGATGGCGAACGACCCAAGCACAGCGACTACCCCGTAGCAGCGGACGACCATCAGGTCCGAGCGGCTCACCCAGGCGGACCCGTGATGCTTGCGAGGGGCGAGGATCGCCACAGCGATGGCACCGTAGAACACGATTCCGACTGCGCCGTATCGCAGCAGCATCGCGGCGGGGGTGAAGTGGACGCTGTGGGTTAGCTCCTCACCGTGGACGTCGATCGCTGCGTTCTCAAACGCGGCGCCGTGCCCGAGGCCAAAGTACTTTGCCCACGGACCGTGCGAATCAAGCTCATCGAGGACTACCATCACCTCGGCGAGCCGCGGCATGTCCTCGTCGAACGAGGTGACTTCGTTGAGTTGAATAACACGCTTGAAATGCTGCGAAATGAAGTCTTCCAGCGGCGCTCGGAAACAGATACCGATGACGATAGCGGCCGCCAATGCCGCGTAGGTTGCGATGCTCCGCACAAGCTTCCGCCAGTTGGCGCCGAGCAGGTACACGATAACGGCGATGGCCGCGAGCAGCACCGTCCGCTTCTGGCCCATGGCTGCTAACAGTAGCGAGGCAATCGCCATCAGCCCCGTAGTCGGCTTGCTTCCTCGGTCGAAATGCTTTGCCGCGTAGTAGCAGAACGGATACAGGTCAAGCACGCCGCCGTAGTACAGGCCGAACGAGCCGTGGTAGTACAGCAGTGTCACTAGGATCTTAATTACCAGGAATGCGACGACCGCGCGCGAGAGATACCGTAGCATCGTGTCACAACTATCTGGCCGAAAATTGACTACCATGAGGTAGGCTGCGGGTATAAACGCCAACTTGTACAGATCCTGCGCCACGTAAACCGGTACTTTGACGCCCCAAACGACATTGAGTGCGATTCCATAAACACTTACCCCTGCGAAAAGGAGCAGGGTCCAGCGGTTGAAAAACTGCCTGGCTCCGTAGGTCAGCGCCGCCGCCAGAAAGGGCAGCATGAGAAGCCCATACAAACCGAGGATCTGCCTGAAGGCGTCACCCCGGAGCGACTCGAACACGATCCGGAGGTCGTACCACGCGACTTTGCTGGCATAGAGCAGCAGCAGCACGGCGGTACAGTACCCGCCGCTGGTGAGTCGCGTCGCGGTCCGAACGCGTCGATGTGGCGCGGGCGTGGCCCTGCGGGCAATTCGAAATTGACGGGTTGGGACAGCCGCGTTCAAGGTGCTCTCCGATTATTAGGCGGCCCGGCGATTGGGGGGGGCCACCGGCGGATTGACGTTAGTACAGTGGTAGGTCGGAAGGCAATGAGTCCGGGGTAAGCGGCCAACATACGGCTTGTACACAAGATTGCGATACGCCCGGTACACCGCCAACCTGGCGTGATCGCTCAGCCACGCAGGAAACCTTGACGGGCTCGACGTCGACGTCGACGCGATAGCGGACGGGGATTCCGCCGCCGTAATAGTCCGATGGCTCGTCTTGAGGTGTTCTACGAGTGCAATATCAAGCGCGTTTGCGGCTATAATGGCGTCGCCGTGCTTCTCGAGCAACTCCTTGGGCTCAGGCAGCCCACCCTGGCGACGGCGCGGATTCAGGACGCCGCGGGCAGGAAGCAGACGCTGCCCGCTTGCTGAGGCGGCGATCGAGTCGAGGCGTGAGAGAAAAGTGTCGTACTCCTCGAGCAGACCGACTTCGACAAAACGCGTATCGACCATCGCCTTGGCTGATACAAGATTTGGGGCGCCGGCGATCGCCTGCGTCTGGAAGTTGTGGCGGTCTTCGCGGTCCAGCCACCTCGGAAAGCCGGGTTGCATCCCAAGTCGCTCAACAAAGTAGTAGTACTCGCTTAGATATCGCCGAATGGGGTCCCGGAGACAGGTGTAGTAGGCAATCTGGTCGCCCTGCGAGTCCAGATCAGAATGCAGTCGCACGCTGTGTCCCGAAACGCTCGCGAGCTGTGGTCGCAGTCTCCTCGCCCGTTGCAGATCGTCACGCGTGAACAGCATCGACGTGCGATCGAGCGGTATCACATCGATGTGATTGAGGCAGAAAGTTCTCCTAAGCGTATCGATCAGCGTGGTGCCGCCACACTTCTCGATGTGCACGAACGCGAGCAGCGAACCGGGAGCAACTCCGGGAGTCGATGGCTTGGCTGGGGCGACTGTGCTGTCGGTGGAGGGCATAGGTAATGTTCTTTCGCCGTGTAATGCCGCGTGGGCGAGCAGAGATCCGGATATGAATACTTGTGTAGGTTCGGCTAGGCCGCGTTGCGGGATGGGTCTGTGCCGATCAGACGGTGCGACGACGCCATGTCCGGGGTTGGACGGTTTAGATACGTGAAGACAGTAGTGTTGATCCCGGTTAGGCGCTTGACGCGCCAGGCTAGCAGCAGTTGCCGAAAGAGCAGTCCGCCGGCGTGCCCCGCCGCGGCGCCCATCGGACCGAAGGCCGGTGCGAGGCAGAGAGTGGCTACCAGACCGGCAACGGCGCTGGCCGCCATCGCCTGTACGCACACCCAGGGGTAGCCCGACATGTTGAGTAAGAGGTCCGGTGAGCCCGTCGCAACACTGGCCAAGTACAGCACCGAAAGCAGGCTTAGCGTCGGAGTAATATCCCGGTAGTCTATCCCAAGCACTGAGACCAGCAGTGGGCGCCCAGCCAATAGCGCAATGCCCATCAACACCGCCAGGATCGACGCGGCCCAAGCGGCCCGGCTCGCGTGCCGCTGGAGAGTTGCTCGGTCGGCCGCCGCCGCGTAGCGAGGCTGCGTGATGAGCCCTGCAATTTCTACGCCGATGAACAACACGCTTGCAATCTTAGTGGCGATGCCGAACACGCTCGTCGACTGTGGGCTCAACGCCCAGGCGACTAGCAGCAACGAACCTTGCATCTGCAAGACCGTCGCCGCGGAGAGCAGAGCGAGGGGCCGAGCCTCGGCCTCCCACTCAAGTGCGCTTGTTGACGCATCCAACTCTCGGCGCGTTGCGGCGAAACTGCGCGCGGCGACAACGCGAGCGCAAACAGCCATGGCCCCCAGGCCAGTAAGCTGCGCAAGCAGGGCGGTGGGGGCGTTGATCGCCACAACGCCCGTCTGCTGCAGAGTCCAGGTAATTGCCAGGGTGACGCTGGGCACGGTCCAGTTGCTTAACGACCCTCGTGTCGGTTTACCGGTACCCCGGACGGTGGCCTCGTTGACCTTCGCGATCGCCCACATAGGGGGGAACGCCGCGGAATATAGCAGAAGTTCGTGTGGGTAAGTCGGAGCAAAGAGGCGTAGAACCCCGGACAGCAACGCGAGGGCCGCCGCACCCGCCAGCCCCCCGTTAAACGCCCGCTTCCGAACGAAGTTTAGAAACGCATGTGGCGAAATCTCGCCCGATGAGTACTTCGCCACCCATCGCACTGCGAGAGTCTCGGAGCCGCGGAGCGCAATAGTGCTTACTACGAGCGCGTTGGTAAGGACGAAAACGTATTCGCCGTAGGCTAGTATCCCAAGTGTTCTAGCAAGCCACAGCTGCAGCAGTGCGCTCGAGACCACGCTAGCGCCCCGCGACCACCCCGCGCCTATCCAGGGCAGGCATGCCGACCGTCGGCGTCCGCGGGCACTGGTGACGGCAAATGGGCGTGGGACGTACAAGGCGTGGAGGCAACTCGGAACGCATCGGGTTGGAGACGCCGAACTGCGAACAGTCCGGCCGCCACGCGCCGCGGCGGGCAGGAGAGCGTAGCGGCGGCGTTGGATTAGGGCAATGCGTATCCCCGGACGCGGGAGCAGGTCGCACGCGCTGTTAGCGCGCATCGGAAGATCAGGCCGTCGGCTCCGCCAGACGCTTGGCGGGAACGCCGATCGCTGTGGTCTCAGGGGCCACACGGTGGTAGGCAACGCTTCCGGCGGCGATTGTAGCGTAGTCGCCGACCCTGACGCCTGGAAGCACCGCGGCGTGCGAGCCCATAAACACGCCCTCACCGAGCCGTGCACCGCCGGTGATATCGCAGTGCCCGCTGAGGGTGCACCCGTCGCCCAACGACGCGTCGTGCCCGACGGTGGCGTGGGCGTTCAGGCAGACGAAGTCGCCGATCGTGACGTCCGCCGTTACCGTCGCGTAGGGGCAGACGACGCACCCAACTCCCAGACGGCAACGCGGCCCGATGATGGCGGTCGGGTGAATCAGCGACACGAACTCGGCGCCTCGGGACCTTAGGCCCGACGAGACCTGCAGCTTTGCTTTAGGGTCGCCAATGGCGCACAGGAACAGATCGCCAGCCTCGGGCAAGTAGTCGGAGCAGCGGCCCAGCAGCTTGTCCTCCAACCCGTATCCGTCCAACGGGTCGGACCGGTCGTCCAAGAACCCGGTGACGCCCGCCGGCAGCAGCCCAGACGCGATGGCGTGGCCCGCCCAGGCGTGCACCTCGCGTCCGAAGCCGCCGGCGCCGACGATGATGATTCTGCTGGACACCGCTCGACCGATTGCTAGTGAATAGTGAAACCGCCGTCGACGACCAACGATTGGCCGGTAATCCAGCTCGCGGCGTCCGAAAGCAGGAACGCGACCGCGTTCGCGACGTCCTCCGGCTTGCCCATGCCCAGCGGGTGCTTCGCGCGCAGGGCGCGGACACGGTCGCCCTCCATGAGAGAGTAGGACTTTTCGGTGAGCATGGTCTGCACGTGGCCGGGGCAGACGCAGTTAACTCGGACTTCTTCCGGCGCCAGCTCCAACGCCAGCGACCGGGCGGCGGCGATCAGGGCCCCCTTGCTCGCGGAGTAGGCCGACACCGCGATGTCGCCGACAATCCCCATCACCGATGAGATGTACACGATGCTGCCGGGCTTCGTCGAAACCTCTTTCTGGCGGAAGCCACGGCTGAGCGCGATCGCCGCGGAGAAGTTAATCCGCATCAACTCGTCCACCTTCTCGGGCTTCGAGACCCGAAGTGGGTAAGTGAAGTTGACGCCGGCGGAATGAACCAAGCCGCTGAAGGGGCCGTGTTCGGCCGCCAGTTGCTTCATCCACGCAGGGATCTCGTCGAGCTTGTTAAGGTCGAACGGGGCCACGATGTGATCGCCTGGGGCGAGCAGTTCCCTTGTCTCGCGGAGCCCGCGCTCGCTACGCGAGACGAGCACGACCGACGCGCCGAGCTGACTGAGCAAGACGGAGATCCCCCTGCCCAAGCCGGCGGACGCGCCGGAGACCAGCACGCGGCCCCCACCCATGTCCATCGGGTTCAGGGGCATCTACGCCGCCTCCGGCATCGCCGCGGGGGGGGAGTCTACCGACACCACAGCAGGAAGGACCGCGTCGTGGAGCGACACCGCGGCGCCGCCCCAGGACCAGCCGACGCCGAAGCCGACTAGAGCCAGCCGCCTAGATAGGGTTGCGCCGGGCGCTCCCCACGCATCGGCGATCGCCAGCGGGATCGAGGCGCAGCTCGCGTTGCCGTACTTCTGCAGACCGATGACGAGCTTCTCCTCGGGGAGCTTCAGACGCTTGCGGAAGTGCTGGAGCATAAACAGGTTTGATTGGTGCATTACCACGCTCTCGACGTCGTCGGTGGTCCAGCCATGCTCTTGGATCGTAGCGCGGTAGGCCCTGGGGACCTCGCCCAGTGCGAACTGGAAGACCTCGGCGCCGTCCATCTTCAGCCGCGGCGGGTGTTGCTGATCGGCGGGCTCGCGGAACCCGCCGCGTCGGGTGATGAGGTGTTCTGCCCCCGCCCCGTTGGTGCCGAGCACGATCGTCGCTGGCGGGGCGTCGGCGTCCGGCTCGATCGCGGTGGCCGACCCGGCGTCGCCGAACAGCGGCGCGGTGGACCGGTCGTCGGGCGACACCATCTTGGTGATCGTGTCGCCAACAAGTAGGAGCACGCGGCCGTCAATTGAGCCAGCCAGCTGCATGGCGACTGCCAGTCCGTAGACGTAGCCAGAGCATCCCATGTTGACGTCGAACGCGGCGCAGCTCGGGGCAAGGCCCAACCGGTGTTGGAGCACGCAGCTGGTCGAGGGTGCGAAGTAGTCTGGCGTTTGCGTGACAAAGATCAGGCCCTGGACGTCCCCGCGGTCCCAAGAGAGGTCCGCGAGGAGTCGCTCGGCTGCCTCGAAACAAAGGTCCGAGGCGCAGACGCCGTCCTCGGCGACGCGGCGTTCTTCGACGCCGACGCTGGCGCGGATTTTGGCGGACTCTTCGTCGCCGAACCGCCGAGACAGATCGTCCGCCGTTAGCGTGTTGGCGGGAACCGCCGACGCAATCCCGGCCACGCGGACTCCGTTTATCTTCATCGTCGCCATTGTTCAATTCCTGTGGTGGCCGGCCGAGGCTGCGCCCTGGGGACTACGCGGCCCTTTGCCGCGACAGCGTTTCTTCGAGCGCGAGCCTGAGGGCCTTGATGTTCTCGCAGCCGATGATCAGCTTTGGCTCCAGGCTGACTTCGTACTCCTCGTCGATCATCGCGATCACCGAAACGAACATCAGCGAACTCCATCCCGGCAGCTCCGTCAGCTTCTCTTGGCCAGTGATTGTCCCCGGATCGACCTCGAAGAGCTCTTCGAGATGAGCGTACAGTTGAGTCATTGTGTGGTCCTCGGTTCAGGGGCGAAGGTAGGGGTTGGGCGGTTCTATCAGATTCGCGAAACCCGAGACAACTCCACTTAAAGCTAGCGTCATGCCGCTCGGTGACCGGCCAAGGAGAACGCGTCACGGACAGCCTTCGCGACGCGATCGAGCTGCCGGTCTGTTAACGCCGAGCCGCTCGGTAGACAGAGCCCGGTCTCGAAGAGCGTCTGAGATACGCGGCCCCCCACCCGGCGGCAGTCCTGGTGGACTGGCTGCAGGTGCATAGGCTTCCAGAGGGGGCGGCTCTCGATACTCTGTCGAGCCAGCGTTTCGCGCACGGCGGTTTGATCCACGCCGGCGGCGGCCGGGTCGATCTGCATGCATGTGAGCCACCGCGTGCTGGCGCCGTAGGGCGCCTCGGGCATAAACGACACTCCGGGCAGATCCGAAAGGGCGCGACGGTAGGAGTCGAAGTTTGCCCGCCGTGCGGCGACGCGCTCGTCCAGCACGGCGAGCTGACCGCGAGCGACCGCCGCCAGCAGGTTGCTCATGCGGTAGTTGAAGCCGATCTCCTCGTGCTCGTAGTGCGGCGCGGGCAGCTTGGCCTGGGTCGCCAGGTGGCGGATCCTCTCGGCCAGCCCTGGGTCGGACGTGACCAGGACGCCGCCGCCGCTGGCGGTGATGATTTTGTTGCCGTTCAGCGAGTAGACGCCGCACCGGCCCTGCGTGCCCGCGTGCCGGTCGCCACACGTCGCGCCGAGCGACTCGGCCGCGTCGACAATCAACGGCGTAGCAAACCTCTCACAGAGGGGCTCGATCCGTTCGTAGTCGGCGCACTGCCCGAAGGCGTCGACCGTCAGCACCGCGGCGGGCCGGGCGCCGGCGGCCGCCATCCGCTTAAGTTCGGCTTCCAGCAGGTCGGGGTCCATATTCCAGCTGGCGAGGTCGCTGTCGACAAACACCGGCTTGGCGCCGCAGTAGCGTATGGCGTTGGCAGTGGCGGCGAACGTCAGGGTCGAGCACAGCACCTCGTCGCCAGGGCCGACGCCGTGGGTCAGCAAAGCCAGGTGCAGCGCGGCGGTGCCGGTGGCGAGCGCAACGGCCGCCTCGGTGCCAACCCGCTCGCACACTTCACGTTCCAAGGCGTCGACGTGCGGGCCGAGCGGGGCGATCCAGTTCGAGTCGAAGGCGTCGAGCAGCAGCTCCCGCTCGCCCCCCGACATGTGCGGAGGCGAGAGCAGGATGCGTTCTGGACTGGGGGCGTTCATGCGGCGACTCGGTCGGTAGAAGCAGGCGGCGAGGCGTCTTCCTTGCCGCGGAACTCGGGCATCGTTGCGTGCCCGTCCGCAGCGACGCCGCGGCGGGTCAGTGTAATGACTACGGTCTGCAACAGGATCCAGAGGTCAAGACGCAGCGAGAGGTTCTCGACGTACGCGACATCCAGTTTCAGGCGTTCTTCCCAGCCGCAAGCGTTGCGGCCCTTCACCTGCGCCAGCCCGGTGACGCCGGGGCGGACCTCGTGACGGCGGCGCTGCTGTGGGCTGTAGCGCGGGAGGTACCTTGTCAGCAGCGGCCGCGGTCCGACGAGACTCATATCGCCGCACAGCACGTTCCACAGCTCTGGCAGCTCGTCGAGGCTGGACGCTCGGAGCAGGCGTCCGAACGGGGGGAGCCGCTGCTCGTCATCAAGCAGCACCCCGTCGGCGTCGCGGCGGTCGGACATGCTCCGGAACTTGATCATTCGGAAGACCCGCTCAGCACGCCCCGGACGATCTTGCCGAAAGAGCACCGGAGAACCCAGCCGACAACGCACCAGCAGCGCAGTGACGGCGATGACCGGAGAGAGCAGCACCAGCAGCGTTGCGGATGCGGCAATGTCGAGGCCCCGCTTGCCGAAGGTGCGGTAGAAATAACCGCGACGCGTGCGGTGCAGGTGAGCCGCCCGCTCGAGCGACTCGATCAGCTTGGGCGCTTGCGCATCGCGGCAGAACTCGGCTTCGTACGCCCGTCGGGCGTTGCGTCCCATCTCGCGGCGCTCCTCGATGGACCGGCCGAGGTGGCGGCGGATCGCAATCTCGAGGGAACGCGGGTCCGAAGGGGCAGCGGTCTCGCCGCAACGGCGCGACGCAACGATGTCGGTCGCCTCGCCCTCAACCGCCATCAGCAGCGGGCGGGCTGCGGCCATGCAGGCGAAAGTCTTCGATGGAATCGAGAGCCGCGACATCGGGTCTGGCTTAAGGTGGATCAGCAGCAGGTCGGATCGCCGTAAGCGTTGGCTCGTTTGGTCGAGCGGCATCCTGCCGAGGAACTCCACATTCGCAAGGCCACGTTTGGCGGCTGATCGACGCAGCCCTTCAAGCTCGACGCCGTCGCCGATTATCTCGAAGCGCACTTCGGGCAGGTCCGTGAGCAGCGACGCCGCGTCGAGCAGCACGCCGAGGCCCTGACACGGTCCGACCGCGCCCGCGTAGGTGATCTTGAGGCCCGCAGTAAGTTCTGGCGGGGACTCGGCCGCCGCAGAAGTCGGGAACCGGCTGCTACTCGGCCAGTAATAGACCAAGTGGATTTTAGCCGGATGGACTCCCATCGCGACCAGTGATTCTCGGTAGCCCTTGGTGATCACATTGATCTCTGCCGCGCCGGCGTAGACGAATCGCATGAAGCGACGGATCACGCCCATCGCCAGCGGGCTGCTCATCATCCCCGACGCTGCCACACTCTCCGGCCACAGGTCAGCGACGTCGAGCACGTAGGGCCTTCGCCATAGGCGGCTCAGCAACCAAGCGGTCAGCCCGATCGGGGCCGCCGACTGGTAGACGAGAATCACATCGGGCCGCCGCGACTTCAGCAGTCCCACCAGGATGGCGCTGATCGCGAAGCTGCAGTAGTAGAGGATCCGGCGGAGGGCCGACTTGCTGTGGTCGGGCAGCTGGGGCGCCCGAATCACACGGACTCCGTCGATCTGCTCTTCGCCAAGAAGCTTCTGCCGGTAGCCAGGGTAGGTTGTGCCGAGCGGGTAGCAGGGGAAGCCGGTCAGCACCTCGACACCGTGGCCCGCGTCGCGCAGCAGCGTCGCGAGCTCCTGCCACTTGTCAGCAGGCTCCGGCGTGAAATATTGAGTGAGCAGCAAGACACGCAAGGTCTGTCCTCGGTTGCTGTACGCAAGGCCGCACGGCTACGCCGCGCGGATCCCGTCCCACAAATGGCCGAGCTTCGCGGTGCCGAGGATCAGCTTCAGCACGCGGTGCGAGGTGTTGGTCACCTGGTACTCGGGGGCAATGTTGTGCTCGCGGGAGTTCTGGCTGTTCTGGGTCACAAACTCTACCGACTCGACCACGGTCCCGACGTCCAGGCCGGTCAGCACGATGTGGCCGGTGTCCATCGCCTCGGGGCGCTCCATCGCGGTGCGGGTGGTGACCGCCGGGAAGCCGAGGATCGAGCTCTCCTCGCTAATCGTGCCGCTGTCGGAGATCGTGCAGAACGCGTCCTGCTGCAGCCGCACGTAATCGTGATACCCGAACGGCTGCAGGAACCGCACCCGCGCGTCGGCGCCGTTTCGAACAGCGGGCGCCAGGGCCTCGAGCTTCTGCTTGGTTCGCGGGTGCGTGCTGACGATCAGCGGACGGTCGTAGCGTTGGCAGAGCGTGTTGAGGATCGTCAGCAGCTGCTCGAGGTTCTGCTTCGAGTCGACGTTCTCCGCCCGGTGTAGGCTGACCACCAGGTACCCATTCGGCGTGAGCTGCAGCCGGTCGAGGATGCCCGAGGCGGCGATCTCGGGTTTGCAAGAGTCGAGCACCTCGCGCATCGGCGAGCCGGTCAGGTAGATCTTCCGCGGGTGCACCCCCTCGGCCAGCAGGTTGCGGCGGGCGTGTTCGGTGTAGACCAGGTTGAAGTCGCTGATGTGGTCGACGATGCGGCGGTTGATCTCCTCGGGGACGTTGAAGTCGAAGCAGCGGTTGCCGGCCTCCATGTGGTAGAGCGGGATCTTCATCCGCCTCGCGATCACGCCGGCGAACGCGCTGTTGGTGTCGCCGAGGATTAGCACCGCGTCGGGGCGTTCTTGGACGAACACCTCCTCGGACTTCACCAGCACATCACCCAGGATGCGGCCGAGCGACGAGCGGTCGACCCCCAGGTAGTAATCCGGCTGGCGGACCTTCAGGTCCTCGAAGAAGACCTCGTTCAGCTCGTAGTCGGAGTTCTGGCCGGTGTGCACCAGCTTGTGGTCGACGTGCTGGTCCAAGAGCGCCATCACCCGCGACAGGCGGATAATTTCTGGGCGGGTGCCCAGGATCGTCATAACTTTGAGTGGAGCCGCCATCGGGCCCTCCTGGCGTCGGGGCCGGGCAGCCTTGCCCGACCGAGCGTGTCTTGCAGCGCGGGGTCAGGCCACCGCGTCGTAAAAGGTGTCCGGGTCGGCCTGGTCGAAGACTTCGTTGCACCAGAACATGGTCAGCAGCTCCTCGGAGCCGACGTTCTCGATGTGGTGGGTGTGCAGCACCGGGATTGAGATGAACTGCGGCCGGTCGCCGCAGACGCGGAAGTCCTTGACCGCGCCGCCGTGGATCGGACGCAGCCGGATGACCGCCTCGCCCTTGAGCACGCAGAACCACTCGACCTTGCGGGTGTGGTAGTGGTTGCCGCGGATCACGCCCGGCTTGGTGGTCGAGAAGAACACCTGGCCGCCGGTGGCGAGCTTGATGATCTCGTACAGCTCGCCGCGGTTGTCGGCCTTGACCTCCGGCGTGTGCCGGTGGTCGTCCAGGTCCACGTACGACAAGAAGGTCGAGTACAGGGTGGCGTCGAGGTGGCTTGTCAGGTCGGGCACGATGTGCCGCTCGAAGAACGACGCGCGGAAGTCCTCGAGCTTGGCGAGCAGCTCAGAAACTTTGAGCGTTGCACAGCCCTCGAGCCGCGTCACGCGGGTCTCGGCGGGCGGGTCGGCCAGCAGCCCGCAGAGCCGCTCGGCGACGTCGCCCACCCAGATGAACTCGACCTCGCGGTCCTCGATGATCTGTGGGCTCTCGCCAGCGGCGAGTTTGGCGCAGAAGGTCGCCACGACGGAGTTGTAGTTCGGCCGACAGCCCGCGCCGTAGACGTTCGGGAGCACGGCGATTGAGAGCGGCGCGCCGGTCCGGTGGGACCATTCGGCGAGCGTCTGCTCGGCGGCCAGCTTCGCCCGGCCGTAGGG containing:
- the wecB gene encoding non-hydrolyzing UDP-N-acetylglucosamine 2-epimerase, coding for MAAPLKVMTILGTRPEIIRLSRVMALLDQHVDHKLVHTGQNSDYELNEVFFEDLKVRQPDYYLGVDRSSLGRILGDVLVKSEEVFVQERPDAVLILGDTNSAFAGVIARRMKIPLYHMEAGNRCFDFNVPEEINRRIVDHISDFNLVYTEHARRNLLAEGVHPRKIYLTGSPMREVLDSCKPEIAASGILDRLQLTPNGYLVVSLHRAENVDSKQNLEQLLTILNTLCQRYDRPLIVSTHPRTKQKLEALAPAVRNGADARVRFLQPFGYHDYVRLQQDAFCTISDSGTISEESSILGFPAVTTRTAMERPEAMDTGHIVLTGLDVGTVVESVEFVTQNSQNSREHNIAPEYQVTNTSHRVLKLILGTAKLGHLWDGIRAA
- a CDS encoding polysaccharide biosynthesis C-terminal domain-containing protein, whose amino-acid sequence is MSNQVIAITGPSGFVAKGLQTRLRTHEGVEVRLIPRSAWDDVHRLAAKLAGCDAVLHIAGVNRGTEDEVRTGNTVMAEKLVRACEANGQTPHVVFSSTTQRDNGSPYGRAKLAAEQTLAEWSHRTGAPLSIAVLPNVYGAGCRPNYNSVVATFCAKLAAGESPQIIEDREVEFIWVGDVAERLCGLLADPPAETRVTRLEGCATLKVSELLAKLEDFRASFFERHIVPDLTSHLDATLYSTFLSYVDLDDHRHTPEVKADNRGELYEIIKLATGGQVFFSTTKPGVIRGNHYHTRKVEWFCVLKGEAVIRLRPIHGGAVKDFRVCGDRPQFISIPVLHTHHIENVGSEELLTMFWCNEVFDQADPDTFYDAVA